From Triticum urartu cultivar G1812 chromosome 2, Tu2.1, whole genome shotgun sequence, a single genomic window includes:
- the LOC125540891 gene encoding ribosome production factor 2 homolog: MRTPGHAKKVKNVTNDAIDGKRGMIYIPDQKISKLTLTKDIKGLKQERRDAKKNKGHLKKQKLRKKKKPAPKSAK; encoded by the exons ATGAGGACTCCTGGTCATGCTAAGAAG GTGAAAAATGTGACGAATGATGCAATTGACGGCAAGCGGGGCATGATCTACATTCCAGACCAGAAG ATTTCAAAATTGACCTTAACAAAAGACATAAAGGGTCTGAAGCAGGAGCGCCGTGACGCCAAGAAAAACAAGGGGCACTTGAAGAAGCAAAAG ctgaggaagaagaagaagcccgctccCAAGAGTGCAAAATGA